From the Chryseobacterium sp. G0201 genome, the window TTACAAAAACGCTCCAAAACCTGAAAATTTCACAGTAATTGTAAAACCTACAGATGAAGCGAATTACAAAAACTTCGTAGATATCTTAGATAATATCGCAATTTCTAAAAAAGAACGATACGGAATTACAGACATTAAACCTTGGGAAAAGAAAGTTTACGAGGATTTAACAAAATAAAACGAAAGGGCATTTTTAAAATGCTCTTTTTTATTTAATTTTGAGACTATAATTTTAAATATTGATGAAAAATCTAATAACCGCAATTACTATCACAACTTTAGTTGTTTCATGTTCAAAAAAAGACACACAATCGACACCAAATCAATCAGACAGCACGAAAATCGTTGATTCTATTAATGCAGCCCGAACAAAAATTAACGACAGCATTAAAGCCAAAAACAGTGAAAATAATTTCAAAGATTTTAGCGGAGATCACAAATTCACTTATCAAAGTCAAAATTCCTCCACAAAAACAGGCTCTGTAAATTTCAAAAAAATGGGCAGAGATGATTATGATGTTGCCGGAAGTATAAAATCGGGCGAAAATTCTGTAATCATTAAAGGCTCAGCTATTGTTGTTTCTCCTAAACATATGAATTTCACAGGGGAAATCACTCAACGTATATCTTCAGACAACAACGGAAAACCTTACACCAGAAAAGGCACAAAAACATTCATGTCTAAAGACGGTGGAAAAACCTGGAGACTTCAGGATATGGTAAACGGTTCGGGATTTGTAGATTATATTGATATTCATTTTTAATATTTGAAATCATGCTACATTTTGAGAAAAAAGGAAACGGAAAAGAGACATTGGTATTACTTCATGGTTTCATGGAAAACAGTTCCATTTGGAGCGATATGGAACCTCATTTGTCTGAAAATTTTTCATTATTAAAAATAGATCTTCCAGGCCACGGAAAATCTGATATTCTCGCAGAAATCCACACCATGGAACTGATGGCAGATGAAGTAAAAAAAGTGTTGGATGCTCAAAAATTAGAAAAAGTCCACTTACTAGGACATTCTATGGGAGGCTATACTTCCTTAGCTTTTGCAGAGAAATATCCCGAAACACTGAAAAGTTTAACCTTATTTTTCTCAACATATTTCCCCGATGATGAAGAAAAGAAAGAACAGCGTATAAAAAGTTACAGAATCATAAAAGATGCTTTTGCGCATTATGTAAGAGCAGGAATTCCTAATTTATTTAATCCAAACGAAAGAGATATTTTGGAAGGAAAAATTGAAACCGCTTTGGAGACTGCACTTTCAACAAATAATCTGGGAGCTTTAGCCTGTGTAAAAGGCATGGTTGCGAGAACCGACAAAAAGCATGTCCTAGAAAACCTTGAAGCGAAAATTTTAGTTCTCGCAGGAAAACATGACAACGCCGTAAAAACAGAAAAAACCATTAAAAATCTTCCCGACAAAACTAATATTAAGTCTTATGTTCTTGATTGCGGACATAACGGACACTGGGAAAAACCAGCAATTTGTGCTGAAATCATCAACACTGAGCTTCTTCACAATATGCCGAAAAATTTAGTTTTCTAAAAATAATATATGAGAATTTTAATCTTTTCACTAGTATTTCTTTCACTGCTTAGTTGTAAAAAAGAAACTCCATTTTCAAAAAAATCACTTCAAAATGATTCTGTTGCGGTTGTAGAAAACGTTTCAAAAGACACTTTAAAAGTTGAAAAAAGTGAACCGGAAATCTTTAATTTCCAAACTGAATTATGCGAAAATAAAGGTTATTTTGATGGAAGCAAATACACAAGAGAAGAACTTGAAGGAACGTACAAACTTTACTTTCAGCTAGGTTCAGTAATGTTGAGTACACCGCAGGTTTTCAGGCTTGAAGCACTGCAACAAGTAAGAAATAACAAGACTCAGATTCTCGAAAAATTAGATAAAGATTTCGCTGAAAAGAAAAATTTAATTGAAAATTTAAAGATTGTTAACATACCTTACTGGCAGAATATAAAGAAACAAACCTACGAATCTCTTCTCAAGGAATATGAAATGAGAAAAACAGAAGTTATTGCATTTTCTGATCCTTCCATTTTATTAAACAAAAAACATTCTAAAAACTGCGATCGTTTTGTAAAAGCTTTAAATTCCAACGAAACCGAAATGGTGGAAGAATGGCGAAAACTACGCGAAGAAATGAGCAAAAGAAACAGCGATCCACAAAGAATTATGAACGAGTTTGAAAGTCGCCTGAATTCTGTTGATAAAAAAGATTATGCTGTTTTGGATCTGGTTGTTTTCGGTTGGGGAAATTGTGCTAATGATGAAATTTCAGGTCCATTTCATGATGAGAAAATGATTAAAGAATTCAACTCGCTTTTCATAAAAATAGACTCTGATTGCGATGAGCCTTAATATTTTTTTATTAAAAATTAATGTATCTTAGTACAGATTAATATTCTCAATGGGGCTATTCTCTTTCAAAAAAAAGAAACCAATCATCGGCTTGACACTTTCAGGCGGAGGAATGCGCGGAATTGCCCACATTGCGGTTTTAAAAGCGTTGGAAGAATATAACCTAAAGCCAGATATCATTTCAGGGACGAGCGCCGGATCTATCGTAGCAGCTTTCTATTCTTTCGGAAAATCTCCGGACGAAATGATGGAAATTGTGAAACAAACCACATTTTTTTCGAGATCTTATTTAAGACTTTCAAAAAACGGAATTTTTAGTTCAAATTTTATTTTAAAACTTTTAAAAGATCATTTCCCTGAAGACGATTTTAAAATCCTGAAAATCCCCGTCTATGTCGCAGCTACAGAAATGACCCATGGAATTGTCGATTTCTTTTCTGAAGGCGAACTTTTCTGGCCTCTTTTAGCCTCATCAAGCGTTCCTTTTGTACTTCCACCAGTAAAAGTGGGCGAAAAAATATATATTGACGGAGGCGTTCTTGATAACCTTCCTATCGAGCCTATAATTGATAAATGTGATTTTTTAATTGCATCTCACGTCAATTCTATAAGCTATGACGGATTGCAAAATATGAGCTTAATGAAAGAATTTGACCGAATTTTACATTTAGCCATCGCAAAATCTGTTTACTCCAAAGCAAAATCCTGTGATATTTTTCTGGACCCGCCAAAAATGACAAAGTTCAGTTTATTCAACAAGAAAAATCTTGATGTAATGTTTCAGGAAGTTTACGAATATACGTGTAAAGAATTGGAAGACAAAGGTTACAGTCGAGTTTCTTGAGTGAGAGAGTTTGAGCATGATAGTGTTTTAGCGTCATTGCGAAGAGCCACAGTGACGAAGCAATTTCTTTCGAAAAGATTCTTCAAACGACTTATTTCGTTCCGAATGATAGACACATTATAGTCAACCAATTTCGCCCAATTACAAATTTTCCTCCGCTATTTTAGCTTTAAAATTTTCAAGCGTATCTGCTAAAGATGCATTAGATTTTCCGCCAGCTGCATTAATGTGACCTCCTCCACTGAAATATTTTCTCGAGAACTGATTTACATCCACATCATCTTTGCTTCTGAAAGATATTTTAATGAAATCATCATACAAATCTTCCATAAAGAACGCAGACATTCTTACGCCAACAATACTCAATCCGTAATTCACAAAACCTTCGGT encodes:
- a CDS encoding patatin-like phospholipase family protein encodes the protein MGLFSFKKKKPIIGLTLSGGGMRGIAHIAVLKALEEYNLKPDIISGTSAGSIVAAFYSFGKSPDEMMEIVKQTTFFSRSYLRLSKNGIFSSNFILKLLKDHFPEDDFKILKIPVYVAATEMTHGIVDFFSEGELFWPLLASSSVPFVLPPVKVGEKIYIDGGVLDNLPIEPIIDKCDFLIASHVNSISYDGLQNMSLMKEFDRILHLAIAKSVYSKAKSCDIFLDPPKMTKFSLFNKKNLDVMFQEVYEYTCKELEDKGYSRVS
- a CDS encoding alpha/beta fold hydrolase, with product MLHFEKKGNGKETLVLLHGFMENSSIWSDMEPHLSENFSLLKIDLPGHGKSDILAEIHTMELMADEVKKVLDAQKLEKVHLLGHSMGGYTSLAFAEKYPETLKSLTLFFSTYFPDDEEKKEQRIKSYRIIKDAFAHYVRAGIPNLFNPNERDILEGKIETALETALSTNNLGALACVKGMVARTDKKHVLENLEAKILVLAGKHDNAVKTEKTIKNLPDKTNIKSYVLDCGHNGHWEKPAICAEIINTELLHNMPKNLVF